One window from the genome of Schistocerca piceifrons isolate TAMUIC-IGC-003096 chromosome 1, iqSchPice1.1, whole genome shotgun sequence encodes:
- the LOC124775703 gene encoding trichohyalin-like translates to MNLILAIMESTEMPEFLHRGSMDDGNSDAAGLRAVSDDESLPVEDSNRDISLRKNAFEQKCGINVIMHTDDNNSDSEISTSNFSPHNEVVNGVSELSKDGISEEESKDAHFNVEPRNGMNKDEDSIDDFCDVGAEFSSQDFVPKSLGLKDEISESEDGGDGDGDGPIAALKYTVSDEATGDGLDEDSSNPKINVIQENAVTNEQDKMEKKLCSSEASKSGLCDDYCADGGDENNDCQRRNKTEKTIKPSVVEDYLSDENSSDKETSKVVSDDESGGGKLEDGQFKGISSETSSEDETAKGGTSADGKLHEIERDTSEDDDPKEAIREGKQLKEISEDNSSEGGSAVGYTLDDDYGTEKCNAPSEHNNDEISEDESIKSNFGVREDSLERKTLSYGDLQRSSAEEYEKSDASGNESDGDSSDYSSPHENDSYGFDEHVKPSGDEHISSSDSESFDKASMIDSEEKSSPSHDFKHQTTECSLSPNRHKYMDVRKGKTETFSEDSYDDKAVNSGSEDVKSHVHLSQDGSCEANDGETETNNDECRRGIQATVAAEDESSNLVTTDNMREQIRRNERGTFQTETEMMGCSSTVGNKGDENYIDMSPSNKDKKCEISEEEGSEVAANLGEESKTLSETELHGESVLECEDREEAPGLKEERSMGNQTYENVLKENMCENSFTRKPENENDNCQISYEGKSLKPEDESVKLEYFNCLSKDKSSEHEQLKHEDNRTSSDSEENNVQGKGTDGTGDTLSSVFNVSDDDRNTDSPCQILDDNEQKDAGLEGLNLSIVPQDNHSDDGCSSQVQVENIKNVAWNDDGGDLFSSGVESVANNESDNSVRNLASLDEIRETKTSEDINAGEHERKEKGEIIDDNDKLFEQQKETKRDAVQEHGEECETTQSLVYVESKESDTGSRETQNREVNFKGSNSNALSDLQMESLCTESSRTISLEEKAAGVLSCGQHDSLVTDKETIFVEDSVAVALDRHQMPSTSHLAVSDLKNKADVREMDSGLISSETCESEADNSQRNLLGNDKPENYSADSTGNISCETDESDADESKKSLLGSDNLENVPEVVPPNTIERKVEHFVPIKSNTPDHMKIDETVNDRKFCSDNTKLEDARQEEEKEEQHVQEEVEEEEEEVVEEEEEEEQVDKEEQVEVEEEEQVEEEEQIEEEKQIAGEEQQIAGEEQQIAGEEQQIAGEEQQIAGEEQQIAEEEQQIAEEEQQIAEEEQQIAEEEQQIAEEEQQIAEEEQQIAEKEQVEEEQVEEEQLEEEQVEEQLEEEQAEKQQAEEEQAEEEEEAEKQRVDEEQAGEEQLEEEQAVEEQLEEEQLEEEQLEEEQLEEEQAEKQQAEEEQAEEEQAEEEQAEEEQAEEEQLEEEQEEKQQVDKEQAEDVKEEQKVVVEEEEEVRNEETKVGDEPAATTHQECDSVSNSCPQNPVEEQFIS, encoded by the exons AAATGCCAGAATTTCTGCACAGAGGTAGCATGGATGATGGCAATAGTGACGCAGCTGGTCTGAGGGCTGTCTCAGATGATGAATCTCTCCCTGTTGAGGATTCTAACAGGGATATCTCTCTGAGGAAAAATGCCTTTGAACAGAAGTGTGGTATTAATGTAATTATGCATACAGATGACAATAACAGTGACAGTGAAATATCTACTAGTAATTTCTCTCCACACAATGAAGTTGTAAACGGAGTTTCGGAACTATCAAAAGATGGAATATCAGAAGAAGAATCTAAAGATGCCCATTTTAATGTAGAGCCAAGAAATGGAATGAACAAAGATGAGGATTCTATTGATGATTTTTGTGATGTTGGTGCAGAGTTCTCTTCGCAAGATTTTGTTCCAAAATCTCTAGGGTTGAAAGATGAAATATCAGAAAGTGAGGATGGTGGTGATGGCGATGGTGATGGTCCTATTGCTGCTTTAAAGTACACTGTTTCAGATGAAGCAACAGGTGATGGTCTGGATGAAGATAGTAGTAATCCAAAAATAAACGTAATTCAAGAAAATGCAGTGACAAATGAGCAGGACAAGATGGAAAAGAAATTGTGTTCCAGTGAGGCATCAAAAAGTGGATTGTGTGATGATTATTGTGCTGATGGTGGTGATGAAAATAATGACTGTCAAAGGAGGAATAAGACAGAAAAGACCATAAAACCTTCAGTTGTAGAAGACTATCTCTCAGATGAAAATTCATCAgacaaagaaacttctaaagtTGTCTCTGATGACGAAAGTGGTGGAGGCAAATTAGAAGATGGACAGTTTAAAGGAATATCCAGTGAGACTTCTTCTGAAGATGAGACTGCCAAGGGAGGTACATCTGCAGATGGAAAATTACACGAAATTGAGAGGGATACTTCTGAAGATGATGATCCTAAAGAGGCTATACGAGAAGGTAAACAGCTAAAAGAAATCTCAGAAGACAATTCTTCTGAAGGTGGATCTGCTGTTGGATACACATTAGATGATGATTATGGCACCGAAAAATGTAATGCACCTTCTGAACACaataatgatgaaatttcagaAGATGAGAGCATAAAAAGCAATTTCGGAGTAAGAGAAGATTCCTTGGAGAGGAAAACTTTGTCTTATGGTGACTTGCAGCGCAGTTCTGCAGAAGAGTATGAAAAGAGTGATGCTTCAGGTAATGAGAGTGATGGTGATTCATCAGATTATTCCAGCCCCCACGAGAATGATTCCTATGGCTTTGACGAGCATGTCAAACCCTCAGGAGATGAACATATTTCTTCATCCGACAGTGAATCATTTGATAAAGCTTCTATGATAGATTCTGAAGAGAAGTCTTCTCCTAGTCATGACTTCAAACATCAAACAACAGAGTGCAGTTTGTCTCCAAACAGACATAAATATATGGATGTCAGGAAAGGCAAAACTGAAACTTTTAGTGAAGATTCATATGATGATAAAGCTGTGAACAGTGGTTCAGAAGATGTAAAATCTCACGTGCATCTTTCACAGGATGGGAGTTGTGAGGCAAATGATGGGGAGACTGAAACAAATAATGATGAATGTAGGAGAGGCATTCAGGCAACAGTTGCTGCTGAAGATGAGAGTTCAAACCTGGTAACCACTGATAACATGAGAGAACAAATAAGACGAAATGAAAGGGGCACATTTCAGACAGAAACAGAAATGATGGGTTGTTCCTCCACTGTAGGTAACAAAGGGGATGAGAATTATATTGATATGTCTCCTTCTAATAAagataaaaaatgtgaaatttcagaAGAGGAAGGCTCTGAAGTTGCTGCTAACCTTGGTGAAGAATCAAAGACTTTATCTGAGACAGAGCTCCATGGTGAGAGTGTACTTGAATGTGAAGATAGAGAAGAAGCACCAGGTTTAAAAGAAGAAAGAAGCATGGGAAATCAGACTTATGAAAATGTTTTAAaggaaaatatgtgtgaaaattccttcaccagaaaaccagaaaatgaaaatgataattgtCAGATCAGTTATGAAGGAAAGTCATTAAAGCCTGAAGATGAATCAGTAAAATTAGAATATTTTAACTGTCTTTCCAAAGATAAATCTTCAGAACATGAACAATTGAAACATGAAGACAACAGAACTAGTAGTGATAGTGAAGAAAATAATGTACAAGGGAAGGGTACTGATGGAACTGGAGATAcattgtcttctgtatttaatGTTTCAGATGATGACAGAAACACAGACAGCCCTTGTCAGATTTTGGACGATAATGAACAGAAGGATGCAGGTTTGGAAGGTCTTAATCTGTCAATTGTACCACAGGATAATCATTCAGATGACGGATGTAGTTCACAGGTTCAAgtggaaaatattaaaaatgttgcatggaatgatgatggtggtgatctGTTTAGCTCTGGTGTTGAGTCTGTGGCAAATAATGAGTCAGACAACAGTGTCAGAAATTTAGCATCCCTTGATGAGATACGTGAGACTAAGACCTCAGAAGATATAAATGCAGGTGAacacgaaagaaaagaaaaaggtgaaaTTATTGATGATAATGACAAACTGTTCGAACAACAAAAAGAGACTAAAAGAGATGCAGTTCAAGAGCATGGAGAGGAATGCGAAACAACTCAAAGTTTAGTTTATGTTGAAAGCAAGGAAAGTGATACAGGAAGTAGAGAAACTCAGAATAGGGAAGTTAATTTTAAAGGAAGTAATAGTAATGCTCTGTCTGACTTGCAAATGGAATCACTGTGTACTGAAAGCAGCAGAACCATTTCACTTGAAGAAAAAGCAGCAGGGGTTCTGTCCTGCGGTCAGCATGATAGTTTGGTAACTGACAAGGAGACTATATTTGTTGAAGATAGTGTTGCTGTGGCATTAGATCGTCATCAAATGCCATCTACATCTCatttagcagtttctgatttgaaaaATAAAGCTGATGTGAGGGAAATGGATTCTGGCCTTATATCTTCTGAGACGTGTGAATCTGAAGCTGATAATTCACAGAGAAATTTATTAGGAAATGATAAGCCAGAAAATTATTCTGCCGATAGCACTGGCAATATATCTTGTGAGACAGATGAATCTGATGCAGATGAATCAAAGAAAAGTTTATTAGGAAGTGATAACCTAGAAAATGTGCCTGAAGTTGTGCCTCCAAACACAATTGAAAGGAAAGTGGAACACTTTGTCCCTATTAAATCAAATACTCCAGATCATATGAAAATTGATGAGACAGTTAATGACAGGAAGTTTTGTTCAGACAACACTAAATTAGAGGATGCCAGacaggaagaagagaaagaggaacagcatgtgcaggaggaggtggaggaagaggaagaggaggtggtggaggaggaggaggaggaggagcaggtggACAAGGAGGAACAGGTTGAGGTTGAGGAGGAGGAGCAGGttgaggaggaggagcagattgaGGAGGAGAAGCAGATTGCAGGGGAGGAGCAGCAGATTGCAGGGGAGGAGCAGCAGATTGCAGGGGAGGAGCAGCAGATTGCAGGGGAGGAGCAGCAGATTGCAGGGGAGGAGCAGCAGATTGCCGAGGAGGAGCAGCAGATTGCCGAGGAGGAGCAGCAGATTGCCGAGGAGGAGCAGCAGATTGCCGAGGAGGAGCAGCAGATTGCCGAGGAGGAGCAGCAGATTGCCGAGGAGGAGCAGCAGATTGCCGAGAaggagcaagtggaggaagaacAGGTGGAGGAGGAGCAGCTGGAGGAGGAACAGGTGGAGGAGCAGCTGGAGGAAGAGCAGGCGGAGAAGCAGCAGGCGGAGGAGGAgcaggcagaggaggaggaggaggcggagaagCAGCGGGTGGATGAGGAGCAGGCAGGGGAGGAGCAGCTGGAGGAAGAGCAGGCGGTGGAGGAGCAGCTGGAGGAGGAGCAGCTGGAGGAGGAGCAGCTGGAGGAGGAGCAGCTGGAGGAAGAGCAGGCGGAGAAGCAGCAGGCTGAGGAGGAGCAGGCTGAGGAGGAGCAGGCGGAGGAGGAGCAGGCGGAGGAGGAGCAGGCAGAGGAGGAGCAGCTGGAGGAAGAGCAGGAGGAAAAGCAGCAGGTGGATAAGGAGCAGGCAGAGGATGTGAAGGAGGAGCAgaaggtggtggtggaggaggaggaggaggtaagaaatgaagaaaCAAAGGTTGGAGATGAGCCAGCTGCCACTACCCATCAGGAATGTGACAGTGTATCAAATTCATGTCCTCAGAATCCTGTGGAAGA ACAATTTATCTCGTGA